The Marinilabiliales bacterium genomic sequence CCTCAACCTGTTCATATCAGGAAACTCACCTGTAAATCCTCTTGAAAGCATCGAATTATATACCGTATGGGAACGCTCTATACTTCTGATGAAGATCATTGCAGCCTGGTTACCGTAAGCCCTGAGCCGCTTTGTCCTGATCCTCCCCGGCGTCCTGCTGTCCCGAGCCCTGGAGGTTCTCAGCAGTTCATCATGAAGAATGAAAACATACCTGTACATAAGCGCCGAGATAACCCCGAGCAGCCTGGGCATCCTGAGCTTTCTCAATCCTGCCAGGAGACGGTGAAACTTACCGGTTGAAGTGAGCAATATAAGAAGCACAAGTGCAAAAGAGCCCTTCAGGAAAATTGTAAGTCCGCTCCTGACCCCTTCCCCAGAAATAAGTCCGGTCCCCGCCTCACCCGTTCCGGGTGATGAAAGCGGAAATGAAACGGCGGCAATTATGATAAAGGGTGACACCGCCAGGCACCGTTTTAGAATATACCCCGGCGGTATTCTGCTTATTGCAGTCACCAACAGAATGATCACCCCGTAAAATGCAAACGGCAGCAACCGGCCATGCGGTTCCGAGACAATAATGAAAATAGCTGCAAAAGCCGCTATCAGCCTCGCCCTGGGGTCCAGCTTGTGGACAGGAGAATTCAGGTCGCTGTATCTATCTAAAAATGAATGCTTCAATAAAAATATACTTTATTCTGTCTTTGATGCGGACTGCCTGGCCCTTATACCGTAGAATATTCCGGTAATGCCGAATATCAGCGCAAGTCCGAATATAATCCTGTAAAACATCGGGATGCCGGCAGGAGAAACAACCTCTGTTTCCACAACAGGCCCTGCAGGCACCTC encodes the following:
- the cbiQ gene encoding cobalt ECF transporter T component CbiQ; the protein is MFLLKHSFLDRYSDLNSPVHKLDPRARLIAAFAAIFIIVSEPHGRLLPFAFYGVIILLVTAISRIPPGYILKRCLAVSPFIIIAAVSFPLSSPGTGEAGTGLISGEGVRSGLTIFLKGSFALVLLILLTSTGKFHRLLAGLRKLRMPRLLGVISALMYRYVFILHDELLRTSRARDSRTPGRIRTKRLRAYGNQAAMIFIRSIERSHTVYNSMLSRGFTGEFPDMNRLRLRAGDILMAGSFVLLLFAVRITSQPLIERFLN